The sequence below is a genomic window from Gouania willdenowi chromosome 12, fGouWil2.1, whole genome shotgun sequence.
aaaattaaatacaaataaacataagtgggataaaatacaaaagttaaaatataaatacatcattaCTTATCAATCTGTATTTAATATTTGGAcaatatctgtttatttttaaaaaaatttaacttttgtattttttcccacttatatgtctttatttgtatttaatgttcctttatgttttttttcacatttatttagttatcatttattttaattttggcaggtttgggttgcaacaaaatataaatgtaaatgtgggGGCTGTCctaagtgtgtttttttaatttccattttCACTTATcaatctgtatttattttttggacaatatttatttttaattttttcccacttatatttaattttcctttttgttatttttcacgtttatttagttattcatttattacacattattacacaaaatgCCACAAATTCTATTAATTATATAAGGAACATGAGTGAAGTctgttttacatgtttgtttttctgatgaATTTCTTCTCGCTTCCAGTTCAGGTTGGGCAGCGTCGTTATGACGACCGTCTCTCAGCCGGCGGACGCTGTGAAGGAGCTCCTCCTCCAAAACCTGAGGCGAGGGAACGATCTGCGGGAAACCAACAGAAAGCTGCAGGAGGAGAACGAGAGGCTGAGGAGGGAGCACCAGCGCATCTCTGCAGagtaaacaaacaacacaacaaacgtCTTTATCATCACAGCTTAATTTTGCTACAAGGTTTGTGCCATAGAAATACACACGAGAATGTTCGTGAGTGACTCGGCACCACATCGCCGCCATCGTACTCAGCAACCATCAACGTTCACATCCATCACATTCAGGATTCAAAGCGTCATATGTACAGTAagaaacacgtttccctgtacaatgaaaaaCTTGaccaagaaatacacaaaacaacaactaaagtacacaaaaaatgtagTACAAAAAAAGCacttataaaattacaaaaggacaacaaaaattcagaaaCTGAATCCAATAACACATAAGACGactagaaatatactaaaaaacaacagaaaaatttacaaaacgacagtaaaagtatttcaaaaacacaaaatgacatgaagtgaagaatatacaaaaaaaaaccaacaaaaaaaaaaaaaaaccacacaaacccTTCTCTGTGTTACTGCTTATATTggttattattgtaaatgttgACAGGAACGAGAACGCTCTCGGgtcaaacaatcacattttttttggcccctgctgtgattaaCACTTCTCATTCCTACTGTAAGAAAATTGTTATAAATATCCTTATGTCTTTTTTCAAAATGCTGCGATTTGTCGTGTAAcgttaatgaaataaatgtgtctgaatGTGATCCTACTGCTTTACATGGATCATAACAACATGTTGGAAGGCAGTTTTTAGGTTAATAAAGACAGTTTCTTCTGTTCTGTTTTATATCTTTTAGTgtttgtgttgatgtgtgtgcgtgtgtggtgtgtgttacAGGCCTAAAGCGTTACGCAGCAGGTAAAGAGGCTTTAGAGGCAGAGCTTGTACTCAACGGTTCGTCCATTGTCCTGAATgagaaaaaagctaaaaatacGCAGCCTGCAGAAGGCTGTGGATAACCTGCAGGAGAGGTGAGAAGCTTTAGGGTGCGTCCACAGTAAAGTCAGCTTTTCCATATTAACATCACTAAACACACTTAACACAAAAGTATAAAATATCGTGAAattttgagagagagagagagagttgtgatACAAATGTAACGCACTTATCGTTTTTCACAGGACGTCAGACAAAGGACAAACCAGAAGAGTCGATGAATCGAGGAAAGAGCCGATGAGTACGAAGGAACCACCGACGAAGAACCGGAGCAGATGACAAACTGGTGCCCCATGTTTTACCCTCCCAAGGTTTGTACTgagaaaacaacacacaaacaacgaCAAGAAAGAGACACCAAAACGACCTAAAAGTAACACAAATGATCGCCAAACCTTTAGAAATAGACgcaaaactgaaggaaaacaagtCCACTGCAACTAGAGACAAATAGAGAACTCGGGTACAAAAGCCCAAATAaacaactaaactaaacaaagaTTCAtctcatcttttaaaaaatgtttgtgcgTGACGAATGAGGAAATTAGTATATACATTAGTACTATACAAATGGAGGAATGAAAGCAAGGAAACCCTGCGTAAAAACTTGAAtatattataaaaatgttttaaaaataagatttaaaaaaaaaaaatagaataaataaataaataaccaagaCATTGACCCCCAACCCTCCCGCCCCCCACAAACCCCATCAACcacacacaggttaaaataaaagaaaaggacATATGGTTCATGGCTGGTACACATTCatacagaataacaaaaacaacaacattcatGTTGAGTTTATTTGCCAAACTATCAATAACTCTCtgttccattacagatttttgcaaaataaaacaatattatcGCCAAAGTAATTAATttcgctttgaatgtgtttaaattgaagGGCGTTTTGGGCAGGAGAGACCTGTAACTCTCGTGAAGtctcatcctgcgagacttcgctcaggaagatggatgctcccAACCTCCTTAATACTCTGCAgtcttttgttgtttgctgtctaatatGACAGcataattttaaagtatcatGTTCCTTTACTGTCTACACATACCGTGTCATGCTTTCTCGGAGAGAGCAGTTGTCATGTGatcaggtacgtcacgtcatgtgacgtgtatttgcggaaagaGCGTTTCCTTTGCGATTTGAGACATTGagatttcaatatcaaaactaAAAACTGCCTCATAAAgcgtaaaaaaacacaagatcgctaataattcacaaaaaataacagagaaacttaaaacacaaataagaaacaaccaaacgcaccaaaaacacactgagatagCATAATTTATGCCAAcatcacacaaaaatgacaacaaaaacacacaaataagagaaaaatatactgaataatataaagaacagacaaacaacaacaaaatacactgaatgacacaaaaactcacaaaatgatacaaaaacacacaaaaccatgatagaaatgatcttgatcagaacatgaactgaaaatacaagggtcaaggatgactggaaatgacaaaaactatagaaataaatctattcaggaggcactaaataccatttcattccacttatttacaaaaggagattatttaaaatgtgtgttatcactcattcattccatcattatgctgtatagttgttttttcacagtattcttagcaaaatgttgtagtccgacataagggggtacttggattcaaaagtaagagaaagtgggaacttgatccaaaaaagtttgagaaccacttaaATTGGAGACACAAATAAAGAACAGAGACGCACAAATTACACAAAGGCAATGTTGAAAAAAGGAGATTTCTCAGAGTCTTCAGCTCCAAAGGAAACCAATCGTTACATAATGCATCCATTAGCTTAAAAACACCTTCATCCCCCTCACTGACACCTCTAACCTGAGCTCCCACACACCAGAGTGACGAATGGCTCACGGTGGTGCAGTCCGAGGCCTCATTGGTGACGTAGGAAAAAGGGAAGCTCTTGCAGCGtgtgtgttgttattgtgttgccGTAGAAAACGACTTGGGTAGGGAAGTGGATTTGGTAAAATGTGTAAGTTTAGGAGCATTCCCAGAAGAGTGAAACATCAAGTTTTGTCATTGCTCAACTGATGACGACGCCATTAAAAGGAATTCTAAACTCATtgctttgtttggtttttgtctAAAACGacgcttgttttgtttgtggatCGACTTTGATATTTTTGATGTAGAAAAAGCCTCATCAGGTGAATTAGGTGCTGTCTTTTTCCTGTGGACAAAATGCTTGTTGTTGCTCTTGTATCCATGGAAACGACTCGGGTAGGGAAGTGATTTCTATAGTTTGGACTCTGTTGGTGTGGAAACTTGCGACGCTGGTGACAGGATGCATTAGTCAGCGTTCACGGGTCAAACTGTGGCTGTGGAGGTCATTGGAGCTCACATTGTCAGAATTCAGCAACTTGAGTGCTTTActtattcctttttttctttctttctttagagTCCTCGACTCCAAGCCCATTGAACGACAGCCTGAGTGACATCACGGATGTCGCGCCGAGTCGCAAACGCCGCTTTCGCCAACTCGACACATCGAGTTCGGGAGCCAAACTACCAAACTCGGAGACGTCGCAGAAAAAGAGGTACGACTTTGGAGACGGAAAACAAACACTCAATGACAACGCATCGGTACaaggggcctgtactacgaagctggctaaAGTCTTACCGggataaatcaccatggtaacttaggctgaactccagggttggggtcaattacatttttcagtttcaattatgttttcaattacccatgtttgattacaattcaattacgattacagttatcaacattttttccaattacaattaaattacagtagttttttaatcctcagaaagtcaattacaattgcgttctcaattactaaagttcaattacaattaatcaaaattactgagcctgaaataattaACCtaattaaccttcctcttgtgttagcttcctatAATTGCACTCCATGACAATTTagttacgattacgacagcaaaatatttttttaaattacaattacattataattacgctataattataattaattatcaattatcggactacaattataattgaccccgaccctactgaacacctaacctggttgcgttcaggttatgaagtggataagatctgatCGAGTGCttaagtcccgcctcctgaccaatcagttctcttggaaaatgatctgttcattgttagaagatcctgattggttcagatctgacagctgcgtttaATAAAGAAAGATCAGAAATGCTTAAATgcgctctcatcccagtgtgtgtgataaattgaggaagtctacctgaatagaaacacgtctgtgatgtaataaagtgaaactgataaTTTCACACTTTTACACGTTAACAgcgtcagcagcttcctgtctgcattcctttctttctgattttttttttttgcagcaacagtgttgtttttggtctgaattatgcattttaattcttcatatttttaaagaattattcttcAATTGTGACATAAGTTGCTCATACCagtgtttctctgtgattgtgactcGTCTGATGCTACAACCTCCACTCcgtcacaggagcgtgcacaTAACCAGGCTGGAATCCCCAAGCTTAAGTGAACGTATTTctatcctgcttcgtagtacaggagCTCTCTaatggagaatgtttggttaggtgaagcctgctAAAAGTGAAATATCACAGATATtcttatccagctttgtagtccaggCCTGAGAGCATAAAACACACAGCGAGACAAAATGATACTAAAGTCGACCTTAAAGCAACACAATGCAAACCGAGTGTTCTCACCGGCCCTTGTCCGCGACCCTGGAGCGTCACAATCAAAGAAAGGGAACCAGATATGGCgcgataaaaataaacaaaaaataaaaaaaacatttacgaTAAGTTGGAAAACTTCTCATTGTCAGATGTGGAGAAGAAGAACGGATGTTTGTGAATAACATGAAGAACAATGTTTTGACCATCATTAAACTTCTATTTACACCTACAGAGACAGTTCTGGGTAAAGTTCTCATTTCCAGGGCAAAGTGTGGTCGTTTGGtaaacaccagggttggggtcaattacatttttcaattacaatgacgtcctcaattatccatgtttaattaccactatattacaattacgttgactggcattttttccaattacagttaaaattgaaatgattattttcccctgaaattaaattacaattacattctcaattgctaaagttcaattacaattactgagccattaataaataagcccataaaacataaccttctaCTTGTTTTAGctctctgttagcatctcttatgatgacTGGTCGGTTTTTATCCATGTATTAAGtcggctgtaaaatacactaaaaaatattatctatcaatcaatttgtttttcatctcttggttaccttgttgggCTTGCTTTTTCttgaaaatattgttattaataa
It includes:
- the xrcc4 gene encoding LOW QUALITY PROTEIN: DNA repair protein XRCC4 (The sequence of the model RefSeq protein was modified relative to this genomic sequence to represent the inferred CDS: deleted 1 base in 1 codon), encoding MKSSVRQIHVSESDSAHFLRVDWEGRSLGSGFQLLLTDGQEAWRGEVDEAALRLEAEELEMQMQRYVVDLQEALTGTESCDSYRFSLKPHHSQSVAVTLTYEKMQEDISFRLGSVVMTTVSQPADAVKELLLQNLRRGNDLRETNRKLQEENERLRREHQRISAELKRYAAGKEALEAELVLNGSSIVLNEKKAKIRSLQKAVDNLQERTSDKGQTRRVDESRKEPMSTKEPPTKNRSR